From the genome of Lotus japonicus ecotype B-129 chromosome 6, LjGifu_v1.2, one region includes:
- the LOC130723598 gene encoding basic blue protein-like: protein MTEGRGSASLPTVVVTVGISLLCLLALQVEHANAATYTVGGPAGWSFNTDTWPNGKKFRAGDVLIFNYDSTTHNVVAVDQSGYKSCTTPAGAKVLSSGKDQIRLGRGQNYFICNCPGHCQSGMKVAINAL, encoded by the exons ATGACTGAGGGAAGAGGCAGTGCATCTTTACCTACGGTGGTTGTTACAGTAGGGATTTCACTACTATGCCTGTTGGCTCTGCAGGTGGAACATGCTAATGCAGCAACTTACACCGTTGGAGGACCAGCCGGATGGAGCTTCAACACTGATACTTGGCCTAATGGGAAAAAGTTCAGAGCTGGCGATGTGCTGA TCTTCAACTATGACTCAACAACACACAACGTGGTTGCGGTGGACCAAAGCGGTTACAAAAGCTGTACAACGCCGGCGGGTGCTAAAGTGCTGAGTTCAGGAAAGGACCAAATCAGGCTAGGAAGAGGGCAGAACTACTTCATATGCAACTGTCCTGGTCACTGCCAATCTGGGATGAAGGTTGCCATCAATGCACTGTGA
- the LOC130725045 gene encoding uncharacterized protein LOC130725045: MADSGSTNGAPTSDTATTMVTPPVPPASAKSDFHPALAVTNIKNNIPFKLEIDKDHYAMWAELFETHAHATQVLHHIIPQAGMEPPARTDASYARWATLDSTVKQWIYSTISFDLLATVMEKGSTAMATWNRIASMFEDNQNSRAVALDQDFISTRMEDFPSVSAYCQRLKQISDQLRNVGAPVSDHRLVLQLVSGLTEPFRGVATLIRQSEPLPPFLKVRSMLILEESGLAKMSGHASQTVLHTSASRPQASVDSSQQRPTYRSDQGHSNHRYGSGHNRNYQGSSGKPKKKGGSRHHGSSGSSGSSAASPPPWRPPPQASWNPWGWAPPPGWAPSPWGMPPCPYPTSQWSRPMGPPQQPSVLGPRPQAYTATASPAPTDIAAAMHTMSLTPPDTTWYMDTGASSHTTAS, from the coding sequence ATGGCAGATTCAGGCTCTACCAACGGCGCCCCCACCAGTGACACCGCCACCACTATGGTCACTCCACCAGTTCCGCCGGCGTCTGCTAAGTCGGATTTTCATCCGGCCCTTGCTGtcaccaatatcaaaaacaacattcctTTCAAACTCGAGATAGACAAGGATCATTATGCTATGTGGGCTGAATTGTTTGAAACTCATGCTCACGCCACTCAGGTGCTCCACCACATCATTCCTCAAGCTGGCATGGAGCCTCCTGCGCGCACCGATGCTTCCTATGCccggtgggccactcttgactcTACTGTCAAACAGTGGATTTATTCCACCATATCCTTTGACCTTCTCGCCACTGTTATGGAGAAAGGTTCTACTGCTATGGCTACTTGGAACCGTATAGCTTCTATGTTTGAGGACAATCAAAATTCTCGTGCCGTCGCTCTCGACCAGGATTTCATCTCCACTCGCATGGAGGATTTTCCTAGTGTTTCGGCCTACTGCCAGCGTCTGAAACAAATCTCTGATCAGTTGCGGAATGTTGGTGCCCCAGTCAGTGACCATCGTCTTGTTCTCCAGTTGGTATCTGGTCTCACTGAGCCTTTTCGTGGTGTTGCTACCCTGATCCGTCAGAGCGAGCCCTTGCCCCCTTTCCTCAAGGTCCGCTCCATGCTGATTCTAGAGGAATCGGGTCTCGCCAAGATGTCCGGCCATGCCTCTCAGACTGTTTTGCATACCTCTGCTTCCCGTCCACAGGCCTCCGTTGACTCTTCTCAGCAGCGCCCCACCTACCGTAGCGATCAGGGACACTCCAACCATCGTTATGGGTCAGGGCACAATCGCAATTATCAGGGTAGTTCTGGTAAACCTAAGAAGAAAGGTGGCTCTCGTCATCATGGATCTTCTGGCTCTTCTGGTTCCTCTGCTGCATCTCCTCCACCATGGCGCCCACCTCCGCAGGCATCCTGGAATCCCTGGGGTTGGGCTCCTCCCCCTGGTTGGGCCCCTTCCCCTTGGGGCATGCCTCCCTGTCCTTACCCGACATCTCAGTGGTCGCGTCCCATGGGTCCTCCGCAGCAACCCAGCGTTCTAGGTCCGCGTCCTCAGGCCTACACCGCTACCGCTTCTCCAGCACCCACTGATATCGCTGCTGCCATGCATACCATGTCTTTGACTCCTCCAGACACCACATGGTACATGGACACCGGCGCCTCATCCCATACTACGGCATCTTAA
- the LOC130723802 gene encoding uncharacterized protein LOC130723802 has protein sequence MEKNQEKMQYLGLFGIYKESYMVMLSWWKIFSTITLIFILPLHLIVLFQIEVSQVILGDVLNYSKTLVLTPQQKNPIETISLELLFVILIKLVNFDFIVLFPLLSISVVVYTVASIYTGREVTFKKVTSVVPKVFKRLMITLLCTFAAFFIYNIVVGIVFIVMWAITIRIREKYFGIATFAVTGILYIVGVLYLTIVWQLANVVSVLEDSCGLIAMKKSNELIKGKKGLSMMATFMFTVSFSLVQMLSMVFVNGWKLFQLAFVWRIASGVLCVLVLSHLILLMLVIQTVLYYVCKSYHHEIIDMSTLPEHLEVDCANPYSHACLLQSV, from the coding sequence atggagaaaaatcaagaaaaaatgCAATATCTTGGGCTCTTTGGCATTTACAAAGAATCATACATGGTCATGCTTTCATGGTGGAAGATCTTTAGCACGATCACCTTAATTTTCATCCTCCCTCTCCACCTCATCGTCCTCTTTCAGATAGAAGTATCGCAAGTCATCTTGGGGGACGTTTTAAACTACTCCAAAACCCTGGTTTTAACACCCCAACAAAAAAATCCCATTGAAACAATCTCCTTAGAATTGCTCTTTGTCATTCTCATCAAGCTCGTTAACTTCGATTTCATCGTCCTTTTCCCCCTCCTCTCCATCTCCGTGGTGGTTTACACCGTCGCTTCCATCTACACCGGCCGAGAGGTGACCTTCAAAAAGGTCACCAGCGTCGTGCCAAAGGTTTTCAAGAGGCTTATGATCACCTTGTTGTGCACCTTCGCGGCGTTTTTTATTTACAACATCGTGGTAGGGATAGTTTTTATAGTCATGTGGGCAATTACAATTAgaattagagaaaaatattTTGGGATTGCAACTTTTGCAGTCACAGGGATTTTATATATCGTTGGGGTTCTGTACTTGACCATAGTTTGGCAACTAGCTAATGTTGTGAGTGTGTTAGAAGACTCCTGTGGACTCATAGCAATGAAGAAGAGCAATGAGTTGATAAAGGGGAAGAAGGGTTTGTCCATGATGGCCACTTTTATGTTTACTGTTTCCTTCTCTTTGGTACAGATGCTCTCCATGGTGTTTGTGAACGGTTGGAAGTTGTTTCAGCTGGCCTTTGTGTGGAGAATAGCTTCTGGTGTTCTTTGTGTCTTGGTGTTGTCTCATTTGATCCTTTTGATGCTTGTTATTCAAACTGTGCTCTATTATGTTTGCAAGTCCTACCATCATGAGATTATTGACATGTCTACCTTACCAGAACACTTGGAAGTGGATTGTGCCAACCCATACTCACATGCATGTCTACTACAAAGTGTCTAG